One genomic region from Paramormyrops kingsleyae isolate MSU_618 chromosome 24, PKINGS_0.4, whole genome shotgun sequence encodes:
- the LOC111856387 gene encoding uncharacterized protein isoform X1 — MPPLPLDERIVVIQRPKTLPLSLGSLQSTPQHSIRNNPTAPPSQPHPLPSHSRSRPSVYPNAEGKSSPSSNQWRAREERAVDAESGYSACGHSHGDETLTFGSGRNKQRHTLDIKLSLGSRGEGSLERGPWSSESHGGSLKGRREKKLSLHLDLRQEDWKLGGTSGRPGEVVVQQVQNPFRVRDLHPKPSSAAVPGIVLAEGRHPELRKETDLSHNLREVSSVGDKASSKLGTLLQAPYLHHSLPRHYGSTPTAHHTSTLRNPYPPVITSVPSHALPQFLPLSGQSRLSRGRERHLQHLHSLPLSPSSSRGFPSPDHSCTINLQQPFNCGCWRLVCRGRGGGHSRGCQGCGASPSSTLSHSQGAGGAGSSGGIFTSGVMGLKTLGGCLSTASTTNTSSSGSTMSDCRVGLLGPLRCKSCSGNGFGSPTSLHKKLIGGCLPCSPLSTSSPLRALHNCVTGCDPKASQAGSSSCSYCSSDPIVVTYNPRRLKPPEVTSGSGPLMSGRFPPDDDDDDDYSVRTIWPEELSQKMTKSKVHHDQKGLGMASGPRNQYQSSSNGTSPMILDCRNLLEFTRSHLADHAGRRRLQQGKAAVLDFIGSGSSQNTSRDSLKRLWTKSEDRGMMDGSGQDEEPGLMRSFSSRSASPTSPFSFSPPPSSHSTLNKPKPWERGSLPSARSLHLVLNSLNADQDEENMRVHLSLPLSSSLPTSLSDEGLMTPDVENAAISSILPFLFLGNERDAQDLDLLLRLNIGFVVNVTTHLPLYHLNTGLIHYKRLPATDNSKQNLRQYFEEVFEFIEEAHQRGRGVLVHCQAGVSRSATIVIAYLMKHTRMTMMDAYKYVRGRRPVVSPNLNFMGQLLEFERDLNSGITPRILTPKLNGLETQVILP, encoded by the exons ATGCCCCCACTCCCCCTTGACGAACGCATAGTGGTCATCCAGCGCCCCAAGACTTTGCCCCTCTCCTTGGGCTCTCTGCAGTCTACTCCTCAGCACTCCATCCGGAACAATCCGACAGCACCTCCCTCACAACCCCACCCCCTTCCGTCCCATTCCCGCTCCCGTCCCTCCGTCTACCCGAATGCGGAAGGAAAGTCCAGCCCCTCCAGCAATCAATGGCGAGCCAGGGAGGAGAGAGCGGTCGATGCAGAGTCCGGCTATAGCGCTTGCGGTCACAGCCATGGCGATGAAACGCTGACGTTTGGGTCAGGCCGGAATAAGCAGCGGCATACTTTGGATATTAAACTCTCTCTGGGCAGCAGAGGAGAAGGCAGCTTGGAGAGAGGGCCGTGGAGCAGCGAGTCCCACGGAGGGAGCTTGAAAGGCCGGAGAGAGAAGAAGCTATCCCTGCACCTGGATCTCAGACAGGAGGACTGGAAATTGGGTGGAACCTCAGGAAGACCCGGCGAGGTGGTGGTGCAGCAAGTCCAGAACCCATTCCGCGTCAGAGACCTCCATCCCAAGCCATCCTCAGCAGCTGTTCCCGGCATTGTACTTGCAGAAGGACGGCATCCAGAGCTCAGGAAAGAGACAGACCTATCACACAACCTCAGGGAGGTATCTTCTGTAGGTGACAAGGCCAGCTCCAAATTGGGAACCCTCCTCCAGGCTCCCTACCTCCACCATAGCCTTCCTCGGCACTACGGTTCCACCCCAACAGCCCACCATACTTCCACCTTGCGCAACCCATACCCTCCCGTTATCACCTCTGTTCCTTCCCATGCCCTGCCCCAGTTCCTCCCTCTTAGTGGGCAGTCCCGCTTGTCTCGAGGCAGGGAGCGCCACCTGCAGCACCTCCACAGTTTGCCACTATCCCCCAGTTCTTCTCGAGGCTTCCCCAGCCCGGACCATTCTTGCACCATCAATTTACAGCAACCCTTCAACTGCGGCTGCTGGAGGCTGGTGTGCCGCGGCAGAGGAGGCGGTCACTCTCGAGGGTGTCAGGGGTGTGGCGCAAGCCCCTCGTCCACCCTTTCCCATTCTCAGGGAGCGGGAGGAGCTGGGAGTAGTGGTGGTATCTTTACATCTGGAGTCATGGGATTGAAGACGCTTGGCGGGTGCCTGTCCACTGCATCCACCACAAACACCTCCTCATCTGGCAGCACCATGTCTGACTGTCGAGTTGGGCTTCTGGGGCCCCTACGCTGCAAATCCTGCTCTGGCAATGGCTTTGGGAGCCCCACCTCCTTACACAAGAAGCTTATTGGGGGCTGTCTACCATGTTCACCACTCTCAACCTCCAGCCCCCTTCGAGCCCTCCATAACTGTGTCACTGGCTGCGACCCGAAAGCCAGCCAGGCTGGCAGCTCTTCCTGCAGCTACTGCAGCAGTGACCCCATCGTAGTGACCTATAACCCCCGTCGACTAAAGCCCCCAGAGGTCACCAGTGGCAGTGGGCCACTGATGTCTGGGAGATTCCCGcccgatgatgatgatgatgatgactacAGTGTGCGCACTATCTGGCCTGAGGAGCTTTCCCAGAAGATGACAAAGTCAAAGGTCCACCATGACCAGAAAGGTCTGGGAATGGCCTCAGGACCCAGAAATCAGTACCAGAGCAGCAGTAATGGGACCAGCCCCATGATTCTGGACTGTCGCAATCTGCTCGAGTTCACCCGGTCCCACCTCGCAGACCACGCTGGACGCCGACGGCTCCAGCAGGGCAAAGCAGCTGTCCTGGACTTCATTGGATCTGGCTCCAGTCAAAACACCAGCCGGGACTCACTGAAGAGACTCTGGACCAAAAGTGAAGACAGGGGGATGATGGATGGCAGTGGGCAAGATGAGGAACCAGGCTTGATGCGTTCATTTTCTTCAAGATCCGCTTCACCCACGTCGCCTTTCTCCTTTTCTCCTCCACCCTCAAGCCACTCCACCCTCAACAAGCCCAAACCTTGGGAGAGGGGGTCCCTCCCTTCTGCACGGTCACTCCACCTGGTCCTGAACTCGCTCAATGCCGATCAAGATGAGGAGAACATGAGAG TCCATCTGTCGCTTCCACTGTCTTCTTCACTCCCCACCTCTCTGTCGGATGAGGGGTTGATGACTCCAGACGTGGAAAATGCTGCTATCAGCTCCATCTTGCCCTTCCTGTTCCTCGGCAACGAGAGGGACGCCCAGGACCTAGATCTGCTGCTGAGGCTCAACATTGGCTTTGTTGTCAATGTGACCACCCACCTGCCCCTCTACCACCTGAACACTGGACTGATCCACTACAAGCGGCTGCCCGCCACAGACAACAGCAAGCAGAACCTCAGGCAGTACTTCGAGGAGGTGTTCGAGTTCATCG AAGAGGCACATCAGAGAGGACGAGGGGTGCTGGTGCATTGTCAGGCGGGGGTGTCGCGCTCGGCCACCATCGTCATCGCCTACCTGATGAAGCACACACGCATGACCATGATGGACGCCTACAAGTATGTTCGGGGCCGGCGGCCAGTAGTCTCACCCAACCTCAACTTTATGGGCCAACTGCTGGAGTTCGAGAGAGACCTCAACTCCGGGATCACCCCGCGAATCCTTACGCCCAAACTCAACGGCCTGGAGACCCAGGT CATCCTCCCTTGA
- the LOC111856387 gene encoding uncharacterized protein isoform X2, giving the protein MPPLPLDERIVVIQRPKTLPLSLGSLQSTPQHSIRNNPTAPPSQPHPLPSHSRSRPSVYPNAEGKSSPSSNQWRAREERAVDAESGYSACGHSHGDETLTFGSGRNKQRHTLDIKLSLGSRGEGSLERGPWSSESHGGSLKGRREKKLSLHLDLRQEDWKLGGTSGRPGEVVVQQVQNPFRVRDLHPKPSSAAVPGIVLAEGRHPELRKETDLSHNLREVSSVGDKASSKLGTLLQAPYLHHSLPRHYGSTPTAHHTSTLRNPYPPVITSVPSHALPQFLPLSGQSRLSRGRERHLQHLHSLPLSPSSSRGFPSPDHSCTINLQQPFNCGCWRLVCRGRGGGHSRGCQGCGASPSSTLSHSQGAGGAGSSGGIFTSGVMGLKTLGGCLSTASTTNTSSSGSTMSDCRVGLLGPLRCKSCSGNGFGSPTSLHKKLIGGCLPCSPLSTSSPLRALHNCVTGCDPKASQAGSSSCSYCSSDPIVVTYNPRRLKPPEVTSGSGPLMSGRFPPDDDDDDDYSVRTIWPEELSQKMTKSKVHHDQKGLGMASGPRNQYQSSSNGTSPMILDCRNLLEFTRSHLADHAGRRRLQQGKAAVLDFIGSGSSQNTSRDSLKRLWTKSEDRGMMDGSGQDEEPGLMRSFSSRSASPTSPFSFSPPPSSHSTLNKPKPWERGSLPSARSLHLVLNSLNADQDEENMRVHLSLPLSSSLPTSLSDEGLMTPDVENAAISSILPFLFLGNERDAQDLDLLLRLNIGFVVNVTTHLPLYHLNTGLIHYKRLPATDNSKQNLRQYFEEVFEFIEEAHQRGRGVLVHCQAGVSRSATIVIAYLMKHTRMTMMDAYKYVRGRRPVVSPNLNFMGQLLEFERDLNSGITPRILTPKLNGLETQV; this is encoded by the exons ATGCCCCCACTCCCCCTTGACGAACGCATAGTGGTCATCCAGCGCCCCAAGACTTTGCCCCTCTCCTTGGGCTCTCTGCAGTCTACTCCTCAGCACTCCATCCGGAACAATCCGACAGCACCTCCCTCACAACCCCACCCCCTTCCGTCCCATTCCCGCTCCCGTCCCTCCGTCTACCCGAATGCGGAAGGAAAGTCCAGCCCCTCCAGCAATCAATGGCGAGCCAGGGAGGAGAGAGCGGTCGATGCAGAGTCCGGCTATAGCGCTTGCGGTCACAGCCATGGCGATGAAACGCTGACGTTTGGGTCAGGCCGGAATAAGCAGCGGCATACTTTGGATATTAAACTCTCTCTGGGCAGCAGAGGAGAAGGCAGCTTGGAGAGAGGGCCGTGGAGCAGCGAGTCCCACGGAGGGAGCTTGAAAGGCCGGAGAGAGAAGAAGCTATCCCTGCACCTGGATCTCAGACAGGAGGACTGGAAATTGGGTGGAACCTCAGGAAGACCCGGCGAGGTGGTGGTGCAGCAAGTCCAGAACCCATTCCGCGTCAGAGACCTCCATCCCAAGCCATCCTCAGCAGCTGTTCCCGGCATTGTACTTGCAGAAGGACGGCATCCAGAGCTCAGGAAAGAGACAGACCTATCACACAACCTCAGGGAGGTATCTTCTGTAGGTGACAAGGCCAGCTCCAAATTGGGAACCCTCCTCCAGGCTCCCTACCTCCACCATAGCCTTCCTCGGCACTACGGTTCCACCCCAACAGCCCACCATACTTCCACCTTGCGCAACCCATACCCTCCCGTTATCACCTCTGTTCCTTCCCATGCCCTGCCCCAGTTCCTCCCTCTTAGTGGGCAGTCCCGCTTGTCTCGAGGCAGGGAGCGCCACCTGCAGCACCTCCACAGTTTGCCACTATCCCCCAGTTCTTCTCGAGGCTTCCCCAGCCCGGACCATTCTTGCACCATCAATTTACAGCAACCCTTCAACTGCGGCTGCTGGAGGCTGGTGTGCCGCGGCAGAGGAGGCGGTCACTCTCGAGGGTGTCAGGGGTGTGGCGCAAGCCCCTCGTCCACCCTTTCCCATTCTCAGGGAGCGGGAGGAGCTGGGAGTAGTGGTGGTATCTTTACATCTGGAGTCATGGGATTGAAGACGCTTGGCGGGTGCCTGTCCACTGCATCCACCACAAACACCTCCTCATCTGGCAGCACCATGTCTGACTGTCGAGTTGGGCTTCTGGGGCCCCTACGCTGCAAATCCTGCTCTGGCAATGGCTTTGGGAGCCCCACCTCCTTACACAAGAAGCTTATTGGGGGCTGTCTACCATGTTCACCACTCTCAACCTCCAGCCCCCTTCGAGCCCTCCATAACTGTGTCACTGGCTGCGACCCGAAAGCCAGCCAGGCTGGCAGCTCTTCCTGCAGCTACTGCAGCAGTGACCCCATCGTAGTGACCTATAACCCCCGTCGACTAAAGCCCCCAGAGGTCACCAGTGGCAGTGGGCCACTGATGTCTGGGAGATTCCCGcccgatgatgatgatgatgatgactacAGTGTGCGCACTATCTGGCCTGAGGAGCTTTCCCAGAAGATGACAAAGTCAAAGGTCCACCATGACCAGAAAGGTCTGGGAATGGCCTCAGGACCCAGAAATCAGTACCAGAGCAGCAGTAATGGGACCAGCCCCATGATTCTGGACTGTCGCAATCTGCTCGAGTTCACCCGGTCCCACCTCGCAGACCACGCTGGACGCCGACGGCTCCAGCAGGGCAAAGCAGCTGTCCTGGACTTCATTGGATCTGGCTCCAGTCAAAACACCAGCCGGGACTCACTGAAGAGACTCTGGACCAAAAGTGAAGACAGGGGGATGATGGATGGCAGTGGGCAAGATGAGGAACCAGGCTTGATGCGTTCATTTTCTTCAAGATCCGCTTCACCCACGTCGCCTTTCTCCTTTTCTCCTCCACCCTCAAGCCACTCCACCCTCAACAAGCCCAAACCTTGGGAGAGGGGGTCCCTCCCTTCTGCACGGTCACTCCACCTGGTCCTGAACTCGCTCAATGCCGATCAAGATGAGGAGAACATGAGAG TCCATCTGTCGCTTCCACTGTCTTCTTCACTCCCCACCTCTCTGTCGGATGAGGGGTTGATGACTCCAGACGTGGAAAATGCTGCTATCAGCTCCATCTTGCCCTTCCTGTTCCTCGGCAACGAGAGGGACGCCCAGGACCTAGATCTGCTGCTGAGGCTCAACATTGGCTTTGTTGTCAATGTGACCACCCACCTGCCCCTCTACCACCTGAACACTGGACTGATCCACTACAAGCGGCTGCCCGCCACAGACAACAGCAAGCAGAACCTCAGGCAGTACTTCGAGGAGGTGTTCGAGTTCATCG AAGAGGCACATCAGAGAGGACGAGGGGTGCTGGTGCATTGTCAGGCGGGGGTGTCGCGCTCGGCCACCATCGTCATCGCCTACCTGATGAAGCACACACGCATGACCATGATGGACGCCTACAAGTATGTTCGGGGCCGGCGGCCAGTAGTCTCACCCAACCTCAACTTTATGGGCCAACTGCTGGAGTTCGAGAGAGACCTCAACTCCGGGATCACCCCGCGAATCCTTACGCCCAAACTCAACGGCCTGGAGACCCAGGTGTGA